Proteins encoded in a region of the Coleofasciculaceae cyanobacterium genome:
- a CDS encoding Fic family protein yields the protein MSSLSKFEQLDRLKSWLDSFRPLSPIIVEELKKLYDVQFIYNSNAIEGNTLTQSETELVLSKGITVGGKTLIEHLEVIGHKDAIDYVESLSQQKQALGEWEIKQIHNLILRKIAPEEAGKYRQLDVKAAGTNYLYPAHYLISQLMNDFIDWLNSEAAQNLHPVEFATVAHYRFVSIHPFRDGNGRTGRLLMNLLLLRVGYPIVVISNQQRNNYIDAIAYGQKNSDDVSQLVDLVLSATKSSLIETLRLVVTAADSRGRGKPFYQEMMAILDD from the coding sequence ATGAGCAGCCTGTCCAAATTTGAACAACTAGATCGACTCAAAAGCTGGTTAGATAGTTTTCGACCTCTTTCGCCAATTATTGTTGAGGAACTGAAAAAACTATACGACGTTCAGTTTATCTACAATTCCAATGCAATTGAGGGCAATACTTTAACTCAAAGTGAAACTGAATTAGTTCTATCCAAAGGTATTACTGTCGGTGGCAAAACTTTGATCGAACACCTAGAAGTAATTGGACATAAAGACGCGATTGATTATGTTGAATCTCTATCTCAGCAAAAGCAAGCTTTAGGAGAATGGGAAATCAAGCAAATTCATAACTTAATCCTGAGAAAAATTGCTCCAGAGGAAGCGGGAAAATATAGACAACTAGATGTCAAAGCAGCAGGAACAAACTACTTGTATCCAGCTCATTATCTAATATCTCAATTGATGAATGATTTTATTGATTGGCTCAACTCAGAGGCAGCGCAAAATTTGCATCCCGTGGAATTTGCTACTGTTGCACATTACCGCTTTGTTTCAATTCATCCCTTTCGCGACGGTAATGGAAGAACAGGGAGATTATTAATGAACTTACTATTATTACGTGTGGGATATCCTATTGTGGTTATTTCCAATCAGCAGCGAAATAACTATATTGACGCTATAGCTTACGGACAAAAGAATAGTGATGATGTCAGTCAGCTTGTAGATTTAGTTTTATCAGCGACTAAAAGCTCTTTAATTGAAACACTGAGATTAGTTGTTACTGCTGCTGACAGTCGTGGTAGGGGAAAACCTTTTTATCAAGAAATGATGGCTATTTTAGATGACTAA